The nucleotide window AGGATTTGTCTTTGATGACTCTGTGAGCTAAGTGCATCTTCACAACGTAGGTCACAATGTCCTCTCCTGATCTTCTCTGACCACCCCCCGATCCTTTCATCATCTGTGCTGAACTGCGGAAGGGCAAAGCAATCCTATACGGTATTATTATGTGACAATACGGTCAGGAACCAGTCATATGACGGAGCCGCTTGTCTATGCATCGGTGATAGGGCCATAGGTGACCATATCTCTACTTTGAGAGGTATAGCTTTTCTGCTATGGTGGTACTTTAGGAAGCAGGATCCCAGTCAGGTGTCTTTTATCTACACTATGAAGAACACTTACTATAGTAAGATAACATCCAGATATAAAACACTTTTTAGAGAAAGTTTCGACGCTCAGGCTAGCAGGTTTTCCGTAAATGCATAGGGGGCAGTGTTGAGCTGGGCTTCCAAGGGTCCATCAGAGGAAATGGTTGTGAGGGTGCAAACTCTATCCATACAGAACATGTCCACTTTTTTCTTCATGGTAACCAGTTCACATCACAAGATCAGGTCCAAAAAACAAGCCTTGAAAAAAATCACTGGCTCCAAAGTcagctttaaagggatactccactgccccagcgtttggaacaatttgttccgaatactgggtgcgggctgtggtgggtcgtgacgtcacaccacgccccccccccaatgcaagtctatgggagtgggctctCAGGTTAGGTGGTGGAGACAGACCTGCAGAGGAATAAGCTGCAACAATGGCCTGCCTAACCCATGTAGCAATAGTATCTGCTCTAACACTATTTTCCCTATTGGGACCTGCAAACTGAATAAACAATCTATCTGATTGGACTAAAATCTTCAGGGGTATCTTTGAAGTCACTGGTTTTCTACTGTATTGTAAAGTAGATATGACTGCATCTGAAAGTCCCTTGGACCTCAAAATTATCCTCTCAAAAGCCAAGCCGTCTAATGAAGGTTGCGGGCATCTGGATGAAGGATTGGGCCTTGGCAGAGAATATCCTGGATTTACGGGAGAACCCAAGGGTCTGTTAGAGACATAGTCCTTAGACAGGAGAACCAGGATAACTCTTGCTCTGTCCTCCCTGATCTTCCTTATAACTCTGGGAACATGAGCCAGGGGAGGAAAAGCATAAGCCAAGTCCCAATCCCATCTTTGGGATAATGCATCCACAGCCAAAGGTCCGTCTGCTGGATTCAAGGAAAGAAAGTCTCTGACCTGTCTGTTGTGCCTGGTAGCAAACAGATCCACTTGAGGAGTTCCCCATAAGGCTGTAATCTTGTGAAATATTTTTGGATTCAGCCGCCATTCCCCCTGATGAATAAATTGGCGGCTTAGAAAGTCTGCCCTGGTATTGAGTTCCCCCTTTATATGCACTGCAGAGACTGATTTTAGATGGGACAGGACCTGAAATGACAAATTCATAAGGGAAGAACTCCTCGTAGTTCCCTGCCTATTGATGAGAGATACAGTAGTGGTATTATCAGAGAAGATTTTAACATTAGAGTCCCTAATAACATCACTAGCTGATTTAAGACCTCTGAACAACTCCTTACAATTAGCACCCCATCACCAAGGGCTGGCATCAGTAGTGAGGACTAAAGGGTCCTGACAAACCCAATCTACACCCTTTGAAAGGTTATCGCTCACTAACCACCAGTTTAAAGAAGCCAACACTTGGGGAGGCAACACAGTACGTCTATCCAAGTCTGGCTGGGAACCATCCTAAGTCCTAAGGAGTTCTAATTGTAACATTTTAGAGTGAAAATGGGTCCAGGGTACTGCTGGAATGGCTGCTGTGAATAATTCCAAAACTGACATCCCCCTGCGGATAGAAATACAGGGAGATCTAATAATTTCACTAACTGAAGAAATTCTATTTTAGTAGGAGGAAGAAAAGATTTTTGTACTGACGAGTCAGACAAGATGCCCAAAAAAACGTTTGTTGTGTAGGGGTAAGGGAGGATTTATCCCATTTaaatcaaccactccagtttatGAAGGATATCAATAGTATGGGTCAAAAGAATTTGCACTTTTACCTCTGATTCTACGACAAACAGAAAGTCGTCTATATAGGGAATAAAAATCCCTTCTCCCTCTCAGATATGGGCCACCATTTCTGCAACCACTTTCGTGAATACCCTAGAAGCAATAGCGATACTGAAGGGCAGTTTTAGATGAAGGAGTTGAGAATTTACAAATACTGCAATCCTTAAATATTTCTGATAATCTATGTGAATAGGGACATGAAGGTAGGCCTCTTTTTAATCACGAGACAACATAAAACAATCCTTAAACAACAGGTTGACCATGGATTTTATTCTTTCCATCTTGAAACCATTATACACCAAGTAACGATTCAGAGGATTGAGATCCCAGTTCTTGAGGAGGCACTGGGACAAAAAACCCTTTCTCCATTAGGGATAACACTTCCCCCTGTAAAGAAGACTGACCTGAAGGACCTGAGGGACATTTAGTGATCAGGAAACGAGTAGGCGGCAGACTGACAAAATCCAAACGGAGACCGTCATGGATGGTTTGAATAATCCAAGAACTACCAGAAATTTTCTTCCATTCTGGATCCCGCCATTGGGAGTCAGGTATTTTGGTAGAAGTACTAGGCTGATTAAACATAAGGCTACTCCCCTTACAAGAAAATTTCCACTTGTTAGAGTGATCCTTActtttattttgaccacctctctTCCCTTTAAACTGGAAAGGCCTATTTTGTCTAGGGGGTTGGGAAGCTGAGAACCCCTTcttcctatcccctgcctttTCTAATACATCTGAGAGGACCAAACCAAACAAAAGTTCCCCCTCACAAGGGATGGCACATAACTTACTTTTTGAGTGTAGCACTCACAGAGGTAGTTGATCCGCTGTACCTGGGTGGAAGATgaagtgggccgtaccagggagcagagtctaaggtgctgctggtttttaccagagcctgccgcaaagcgggatggacttgctgcggcagggacccaggtcgctacccctggtacgactcgaccacacaggctgctgagatggaacgtagcacaggaaggatgaggcaactcgttgtaagcatagcagaaggtcagggcaggcagcacgttAGCGAGAAcagggacgtagcaagaggtcagtaggcagacGGAACAggggcaaggtcaggtcacagaataggtaggtcaggaacacggtAAGGCAAGACTCAATGAACGCTTTCACTAGAGCACTGGGCACACAATGATCCGGCAAGAGGTAGTTGGAGGTGCAAATACTTATAAggaagggacaggtgcaaacactaattaagggcacactggcccttagaGGCGGAGTCGCGCGCCACGGTGATGTGAGAACACAGAGGggacagaagaaggaggaggtgagtgacggcctgagattcgcatgtgggcgcgtcccatGATGTGAATCCCGGGCCCGCCGGAGGACAGAGGGAGAGAGCCCTCATGGCCGGTGTGACTGGCCGGAGCGCACGCCGTAACATTGAGCAACTATCCCCTGACCATTTTTTAAGCCAAAGCGCCCTTCTGGTGGAATTGGTAAGTGCTGCTGATCTAGCGGACAGTCTAATTGCATCAGAagatcagggccagattaaggctgcctggaagacggagcacttcattatgatggcgcccccccccccccccgacagtccccctttccttccactgagtggaacaggagtcaggcccctgTTAAAATAAAGCGGGCttcatggtctaaaatcactttagttcaggtcactctttgcagctgttgtaaagctacaacccccattatgtctggagagcttcaggcattataggagttgtagttttgtaacagctggagcctcatatACAGTCTCATcaattattactgcaaaacttagaagtgacgagagatcaggagaatacacaaacataaaatgactcacaggagacgtcttctctgttgtctttccttttcttcttcatctggcccagacgccatgtcttcttccagctccatcttcctctgtaaagtttgacgcctgGACATAATTGATTCCTCACTctgccagccgatcctcatcctctgtataaagacaacaatcattataacccttcaagagactgtgttttcccctgctcatcatcccccctgctcttcattcccccccctcatcactacctcccctgctcatcattacccccccttctCATCCTtacccctctgctcatcattccacccctgctcatcatccccccatcattatcccccctgctcatcattaccccccctcatCACTACCCCCCGCTtatcattccacccccctgctcatcattccacccccctgctcatcacccccccgctaatcattaccccccctgctcatcattacccccctgctcgtcattaccccccctgctcatcattaccccccccccccccgcctcatcatcctcccctgctcattgctccccccctcctcctgctttttctacttttcatatttacttacctggccgcgctcggcaggctcaggtagcgTCGGGTctcgtgggctgtgacgagttacgtctcctgcagctcctctgtgcgacgtcactcgtcatttcctgcagcgctggggtgtaatgaagaaaactgtgccctataGCGGCGCGGCTgccggaaatgaggagtgacgtccctgacactgtgaggaggagccgcaggagacgtcactcgtcacagcccacatgacccgacgcatcacctgagcctgccgagcgcggccaggtaaggaaatgtgAAATATaggaaaagcaggaggagtccggggcgggcccacaggagccgccgctggtcactgttataAAGTGGCCGCCGCTGGGCTATCGGGGGCCCCGATCCGCTACTAAGCAGCCTGCAGGGAtctcccgaatgtgacggggcccggagcaggtgctccatgagcgccaacgatgatccggccctgcaGAAGATGAATCCACCAAGAAAGCGGttgcttttttttatctttggaaTCAAGGATAGAATCTGCTCTTTGGGCAGATCTGAAGATAACTGGTCAACCCACAACAGCAAGGATCTCGCAACAGTGGTACCAGCGACAGTAGGTTTAAGAATAGCCCCTGCAATTTCCAAAGCTCTTTTAAGGAAAGTCTCGGCTTTCTTGTCCATTGGGTCTTTTAAAGAACCTAAGTCCTTAAACGGTAAAGACCCCTTTCTGGAGACCTTAGAAATTGCCACGTCAATCTTAGGAGGGTGATCCCAACACTTAGTATCAGACTCTGAGAAAGGGTACTTCCTTTTAATGGCTCTAGGAATAAAAGATTTCTTGTCCGTAATCTCCGATTCCCTTTTAATCAACTGAGAAATGGTTCTATGCACAGGAAAAACGATCCTGATGATATCCTAAATAGACTTCTGTTCCTTAGTCTCCTCAAGCCCCATGGCCGATCTCAGCTTTAATGAATTGCTCTGAATCCTCTGCCAGAAAAAGAGGCCTTCCCGACAAGTCATCCCCTGCAGGGAACATATAACTATGACAATCCATAGCAATCAACCACTCAAAACCCCATGTCAGATAAAAGGAATACCTGAATCAGAGAATAGAAACCACATCTCCTTCCTCCTCAGAATCACCTGGAACAGAAGGGGCCACAACCAGCTGTGGAGGGGGAACTATAGGTAGAAACCCTTCTAGGGCGGATTCTATCTGGCTCTTAACCATCTCCTGCATCTGTACAATCAGTGACGGCATAACATAAAAATGTTAAGTAATAACTTCAACCTGAAAAtgtattactccgaacgctgtgtgcgggcttccgtgttcaaggccgcccccttgcgacgtcacgcccgccccctcaacgaaagtctatgggaagggggcgtgacagtggtcgCGCCCTCATCCCATAGACTCTTTTGTTAAGGGtgccggcgtgacgtcacgaggggggcgacCTCGAACGCGGaagtccgcacacagcgttcggagcaataaacttccggatgctgcgagcggagctcgggaaggcagggcagtggagaacccctttaactgcttttCTAGGAGAATTCTAAGAAACAAGATAACTATATGAGAAAATATGGACAAATAAGAGCCATAACACTCAACCCTCCGCAAGAAACGGTACCGTAGACGAATTCTTGGATTCCGCAAGGTCCCACTTGGAAGAGTCCTCCCCAATGGAGCTCACACTCTTCTCCCTCCTGGAGGCCAGCAGCTGCAGCTTCCAGACGGTTGTAATGTGTGCAACGGGGCTTCCCTTTTTGAATCTGCCGTTCTGGTAGGCCCGGACTGCGGTGTCTGACGTCACATCCGCCACTGTCCTCCCCAGCAGTTACAGTAcgtgacctcatagccccgcctccaATAAGGCCGCGGCCGCAGAGCTCCGAACCCCATCAGGATACTGCCACATGAAGGTAACAGCGCAGCCTGACCCATAACCACTGGACGGCCATGCGGCAGATAGAAGGGACGGAGGGAGAAGGGAGGCGGGTGGCAGCACCTGAATATGCTGCCGGGGGCAAAATAAGGAAAAAACCCCAACTAGGGGGTATCGGAGGCCCAGATAACTCTCCCAACATGGAGAGAAAAGCCTCCCCTGGACCTCCCCACCGTCACGATATGCATACCACCAGAGGCATGGACTACTCCAGGAAACCACTGAGGTAGAGAGGGATGTGCATCCTTTTTGTACTCTAGGTTTCGTGTTCCTGGAGGAGGAATCCATCTCTCTGGTGGCGCTGTCATGACGGGGTGGAAATACgcgattttggactttttttttacgtatatgccattgactgttcggtttacttaacattatatttttatagtgatatcacatatatttattttagtttgcatatttgttttttaaaagaaggaaaggaaaaggggggtgattcaaacttttattagggaaggggttaattcacatttattacagcACTTTTAAAagtgcccgatcggcgatgtctggtattaaccgcgggtcctggacctgccgggtatgaaaCGCCCTCAGCCCCTGAGCACGCTTCACATATCGGGAGCcgtcgcaggacgtaaatatatgtccttcatcgttaaggtgttaatgtggctcatgtaagcaaaaaaaaaaaactataaatcactTCAGATCACCATTTTGTATGTTTCCTCCTCTCCCCTGTGACTTTTCTGCTCAAAAAGTCTTAGTTGCAactttttgtgaaactttttaaaagtgctcaccaaatgcagttttgtaaggctgggttcacactacgatttgtatttacggttcccgtatacggctgggaggagggatgggcggggcttaatcacggcgcccgcactcagccttatttaatgtatgtctatgagccgaccggagtgaaccgcagcctccgtacggctgctttttcggtcgaccacgtttttgcgtgcggtcgggaaaccgcatatggccgaaaaagcagccgaccggaggctgcggttcactccggtcggctcatagacatacattaactatggttccctatacggctgagtgcgggcgccacgattaagccccgcccacccctcctcctagccgtatacgggagccgtaatgacaaaccgtattgtgaacccagcctaagccaggtCGGACTTGGCTTTCACTTTAACATTTTGGAAAGGagtgcaggttttttttatgcCTAAGTGCGACATTCACACTTCATAAATTCTCGACCACTGCTTAAACAACTTTTTTTAAACAATCCCAATTGTTCGAACTGCAATTCATCCCCTGAAATGATCAAAAAATTTACTCCTTCTTATACTGTGCAGTTACAGGGTAATTATGATGCTTGGATCCACATAAAGGcatactccggaggaaaaaatgtttttaactcaactggtgccagaaagttatacaagtttgtaaattacttctatataaaaaatcctaAAAGGGTACTCAGCTAgaattctactttattttttattttttaaagagattggaaagaactacacaacttcctctggagcatacagcagctgataagtactggaagaattaagatttttttaatagaagtaatttacagatctgtataagttctggcaccagttaatttgaggggaaaaaaataaatgttttccaccggcatacccccttaaccccttccagtacttatcagctgctgtatgctccagaggaagttgcgtagttctttccaatctgaccacagtgctctctgctgacatctctgcccatgtcaggaactgtccagagcaggagaggtttgctatggggattttctcatactctggacagttcctgacacggacaggggagtcagcagagagcacagtagtgagactggaaataactacacaacttttctctggagcatacagcagctgataagtcctggaaggatgaagattttttatatagaagtcatttacaaatctgtataactttctggcaccatacaATTTTACATGATACATGATAATGTTGCCAGAAGGTTTGAAGGTGCAGGATAATGTTACAGCGGCCAGATTgtgcatagagaatgaatggagggggatgtCAACCCCACATTCCGTACACATTGAAATCTGGAGATCGCTggcggtcccagtggtcagacacttatcccctatcccagtgtttcccaactagggcacctccagctgttgcaaaactacaagcatactctaagcatgcccgggagttgtagttttacaacagctggaggcgccctggttcggAAACACCGTCCTTAActgtggagtaccgctttaataaaagtttatattgataatttttttttctaacaatCTTACGATACAATAACCCTTATTATATTTTTCACCGCAGGTATGACCAGACATCTAAATCCAGCAGAAGCGTAAATCTTCCAGTGCTGGAGAGAAGCCCCATGCAAGACTGGTTACTAGACGAGGCGCAGGAATTTGTTCGAGGTCTTTCGGAGAAAAGGTGAATTTATGGAGCCACAGATAAGAGATGCATAATGTGCGCCAGTATTTACATAGGCATAATGTCTGCAGTTTGGTGTCTTATCTATAGGATGGAGAGACATGTAGATGCTATATTCACCAACACCTATAGAAAATTCCTGGGACAGATTTCGGCGAGAAGATATCTGCAGAACATGATGGGGAAACGGCTAGGGTAAGTATAAAAGAAGGGCAGAAAAAGAGAGAAGTGTATATATGAActtcctggatatgttccctgtaacccATCGTGCCTGATATGCAAggctcctgtggcctctgttgtcttctctgtctGCTTGTTATACTTTTCCATCCTttcctccccttgcctacatcgcCCAGCAGTTATTGCATCTCTGCTCTGCCGTCCAGCTCcccccctcctgctctgagcattagagggaggttcagtgtctgattggctgaatctgcacacacacctcccagttctcagcactaaagagtgTATGACTTATCAGTGCATggcagacaccacatggtcagtgtctctcaggagggtgggaaaGCAGCTTTCAGAaaaggatttggacagagacagattgggtggctggatgatgtcattccatCACTTCAtgaatgtaagtgacaaccaaagaggaaaACGGATCTATATAGCTATataattaatgatatttagagaattaaaggggtactccggtgaaaaccttttttcttttaaatcaactggtgacagaaagttaaacatatttgtaaattacttctattaaaaaatcttaatccttccagtacttattagcttctgaatgctacagaggaaattcctttctttttggaacactgatgacatcacgagcacagtgctctctgctgacatctctgtccattttagcaaccatgcatagcagatgcatggcaGATGCatggcagatgtatgctaagggcagcatggtggctcagtggttagcactgctgccttgcagtgctggagacttgggttcaaatcccgctaaggacaacaataaatgagagaactgtgctcgtgatgtcatcagggagcattccaaaaataaaagaatttcctctgtagtattcagcagctaataagtacaggaaggatttagcttttttaatataagtaatttacaaatatgtttaactttctgccaccagttgatttaaaagaaaaaaggttttcaccggagtacccctttaaatgggttgatgagagggaaaagATGAGCTATGGGTGCCTCCaacagttgcaaaactaaaactcccagcatgcctggacagcctttggctgtccaggcatgctaggagttgtagttttgcaacagctggtcaaTGGTCAAAGATGGTCAAAGATTTCTAACTCCTTTTCTCTACTTATAGACAGGACGACTTAGGAGATATATACCCAAATGAGGGTGACCTAAGTAAGAGGTCCCTAAGGGATACACTTGCATCAGTGCTGACGAACCTGTAAGTATATAATACTTTATGTACAATCTGTGCAACTATATAGGGGTCCTCTGCAGTTTTAAAAGCGTACCTGTTATtccaggtgacttttcaggacaagctgccctgtgtgtgtaaaTGAAGAGCAGCCCTATTTCTACCCATTATAGAACTTGTATATGGGATGTTTCAGCAGATTTTTGCTCtacaggcttcatctataatttgcaaTTCTCTAAAAGCTGGAGggcggagctccctcctccatagacatgTATTACTTGTCTTGTAGACACAGGACAAAGtagagctgattttcagacaatAAGATTTGAGTAGCAAAAGAGGGAAAaagtttgataacaggagaaagaagcatttttgtttaataaaatatattacaaagtttcttagatTTGCTTGCACTATCGATTCCTGCAAAGTCTGCTTGTCTTGCAGAAAGAGGACAAAGCTGAGCGGATTTTCAGAGACAATATGAGCAGCAGGAGGAGGGGAAAGTAGTTTGATAAcaagagaaagaagcatttttaaaATGACAGCTCTTATTTAAAAGTAGATTCTTATTAGATTTAATGTAAGCGACTATGCTAAAGAATTTTATAGCTTACAATTATTGGGTGATTGCTAAACAGACATAAGGGGGCGGGGATGTTTTATGGCGAACTAttggagcagtgttttccaaacagtgtgtcttcagctgttgcaaaactacaacaccgcctttggctgtccggtagGGATCGATGATatcattttttttagggccgatagcccataacttatacagatattccggtataagttatcggctatttaaccacccgcgacaccgctgcagatcattgatttaaagcgggggctttaaatcaatgcactgcagtggcttttgcggtgccataggccgccgccgccacccacttctctccccctacctgtcagggtggtccgggccatccttccttcctgtagtgtccggcagcattccgggtggagggtgaaccggtccgggctatcCTTCtccggggtcatcttctccactccgggcaggctccggtctAGTAATGCAGCATAGATAccactgcgcagtgacgcccgtgcgcagcgacgcacctgacgtcatggcgtagcggcgtctatgcagcgtactaggccggagcctgcctggagtggaggagaaggacagcccagaccggttcacccttcacccggaatgccgccggacactacaggaaagatggatggcccggaccacccccattacaggtaagtttaattttttttattgactcggagggtaggggaggggcccgaccagtaaagcggtatgggcaaaaatccataccggtataccgcccagcactacggtggggggtgcgacgtggtgGGGTGGGTCGGTGGAGGGGCAGTGGGGGCATTGCGGGGGGCCGGgacattatcggcaagataattgccaataccgataacgccctaatcggtcgatccctactgtccgggcatgctgggaattgtagctttgcaacagctggagacgcactatTTGAAAAATCATGTATTGGAAAGTATGGGGACCATATACAATGCTATATAAATGCCAGGTGACATCTAAGtggaattctgctttgaaatcccGGTGAAGCTGTCAATGGAATTCCGCACTATGGAGTTTCATTTAAAATCCATCAATCATAACTTTTTAGCGGAATACATTGTCGTCTATAAAATGGCAACGTCTGTGTGGTCCTAGCAGACTGATTCAGTCGCCGGCCACCCCTTGGAATCTCCAgccagagattccatagtgtgaacccagccttacaattgTCATGTGCAAATAAAATCTTGTGTTCCCTATATATCATTTTTctcttattgtacatttatatttttattacaatattattattttaatatttaaacgtttctttacattttaataaaaaggtatattgattaaaaaaaatcttatattacatttttttttatcttataccTATTCtgtgaaaattttacatttttattacatgtattttttttattattatttatatgttaATGTGTATTACAtttcaataaaaactattgattaaaaaaaattgcgtgAAACAATTTCTCTTGTACCTATTctaactgaattttttttatgattttttaatacgtTAAGGTTTATTAAAATTTGAATACA belongs to Hyla sarda isolate aHylSar1 chromosome 13, aHylSar1.hap1, whole genome shotgun sequence and includes:
- the GHRH gene encoding somatoliberin isoform X2 gives rise to the protein MVMHRFLYLVLLQFGLYVHCYLMHPNYRYDQTSKSSRSVNLPVLERSPMQDWLLDEAQEFVRGLSEKRMERHVDAIFTNTYRKFLGQISARRYLQNMMGKRLGQDDLGDIYPNEGDLSKRSLRDTLASVLTNLKKPAWRADQPQPS
- the GHRH gene encoding somatoliberin isoform X3, translated to MHRFLYLVLLQFGLYVHCYLMHPNYRYDQTSKSSRSVNLPVLERSPMQDWLLDEAQEFVRGLSEKRMERHVDAIFTNTYRKFLGQISARRYLQNMMGKRLGQDDLGDIYPNEGDLSKRSLRDTLASVLTNLKKPAWRADQPQPS
- the GHRH gene encoding somatoliberin isoform X1 — its product is MSEMVMHRFLYLVLLQFGLYVHCYLMHPNYRYDQTSKSSRSVNLPVLERSPMQDWLLDEAQEFVRGLSEKRMERHVDAIFTNTYRKFLGQISARRYLQNMMGKRLGQDDLGDIYPNEGDLSKRSLRDTLASVLTNLKKPAWRADQPQPS